A genomic stretch from Primulina huaijiensis isolate GDHJ02 chromosome 14, ASM1229523v2, whole genome shotgun sequence includes:
- the LOC140956948 gene encoding mediator of RNA polymerase II transcription subunit 13 isoform X2, whose protein sequence is MWTNVFKIGGLNQVSWFQFLPHEFDFSTLPDKSVKLDQKDALPRLVLSAHHQLQNEGFLSTWTNSFVGPWDPSQGLHNPDEKIKLWLFLPGQHSSVSEKAQLSVSRLRVLASGLWVAPGDSEEVAAALSQALRNCIERALRGLSYVRFGDVFSKHHPFIQNEEQFRRGQPVAEFIFAATEETIFVHVIISAKHVRALSSGDIESFISRSSRHTNERISVVVSPHGMRGKLTGCCPSNLVKQVYLSPGKFRGSNGIVGLPYHASQGSGPPSQLMGQNCYVEVTVGCLDKTVHSHKNSQPPGIEEPAIVRGTQIGSSENLSICEKVFVYPAEAVLVPVKQTSFARSALKRFWLQNWAGPSVSGSIFMHCDEWVDTRGGSLLEPSGTRSQHGYHSSSNSNCSSNCSISSSSSESDRKALGAGDLEADADSLMSRESGLSSLGQSQNANLKMGSKRPRTGTSESFGQAGGVLNPSTSDYGTMEVNNTSIVRVSNDQVGSYWGWDDDDRGLGMDIQALLSEFGGFGDFFENDTLSLGEPPGTAESHELPFHASDGGELGSSPCNSLMDVSDQLVLPVGFPTFDSFNHPSAPAPVEDSTKYQEAIKGSASALDTCTTPPFRGEFDHVLKAEALMTFAPEYGAVETAQSEISSVILRSPYVPKSCKVDSASSSNNYVYSATPPSPFYDGSDEKSMMHSSMKACTEKNDSNSTLKLKKYYTHVDKGNRQIIGKLPNRDNHFYEGDDRVGSSQFSVLTQTNSEISDGSLREDNFLLSSRTVLATETECLLCQATMCRLRHTLLSPSKFSSAVLNGLPASGISNQVHVDPGIMVDNISSKSEFRKKETIPVRIAGDMDGGILDGPLSAPVGVWRSVGIPKVTKTSTPTVEVCPSMPHNSFIEETMLSYGLRQPLQEFLDGIALLVQQATSFVDVSLDADCGDGPYGLLALQEQCRRGFSCGPSMVHAGCGGVLASCHSLDIAGVELLDPLSVDVQASLTISLLQSDIKAALKSAFSCVDGPLSVIDWCRGRNQPNELGITCNGFSSESTASVSDCRDSSSTITLSVGEPMSPSMSSVGGASSQKDGTRGDEASERNLNQDTSLLESDQHLCSRFRPTVSVVPFPSILVGYQDDWLKTSVSSLQIWEKAPLEPYATPKHMNYYVVCPNIDPLITAATDFFLQLGTVYETCKLGTHAPQSLGNEMEIDSGKITTPGFVLLDCPQSMKIDTNNASMLGSISDYFLSLSNGWDLTCFLKTLSKVLKTLKLGSSTITNTKERNGGPCTVVYVICPFPEPLAVLQTVVESSIAIGSIIRSSDKERRSMMNNQVAKALSYSAAVDESFSNVLTLTGFNIPKLVLQIVTVDAIFRVTSPSLNELIILKETAFTVYNKARRISRGVSTETLPSLSLPGRSHSALMQMASPGMWKDCVGPRIVGPPLQRENELDASLRPGTWDNSWHTARSGGLGCDPNRTGDVFSLDDIRCLFEPLFILAEPGSLDRGVSPFLGNPSFDLSKPLSDDCASTSFVQSSASSGSGDNARNTQPDALDSDGFASVHQKALPSLHCCYGWTEDWRWMVSIWTDSRGELLDSYVYPFGGISSRQDTKGLQSLFIQILQQGCLILQACSPDICIAKPRDLVITRVGCYFELECQEWQKALYSAGGSDVKKWSVQLRRSFPDGIPPSSNGTSLQQQEMSLIQDRTLPSSPSSLSSPHPKSSSFMKGGMGQPSSRKQLMGGHAVLDNSKGILQWVQNISFVSVSIDHSLQLVYQADSTYPGSNQGSVMSSQSGYLEGYTPVKSLGSTSASYILIPSPSIRSLPPAVLQLPTCLTAESPPLAHLLHSKGSAIPLSTGFVVSKAVPSMRKDSRTLSKDEWPSVLSVNLIDYYGSGNLNQEKSAKGVTKVSGKGVNSDAKDFEAEKHLILETLAAELHALSWMTVSPAYLERRTALPFHCDMVLRLRRLLHFADKELSRLPDKARGS, encoded by the exons ATGTGGACCAATGTTTTCAAAATT GGTGGCTTGAACCAGGTTTCTTGGTTTCAGTTTCTTCCCCATGAATTTGATTTTAGCACTCTTCCTGATAAGAG TGTGAAATTGGACCAGAAAGATGCCTTGCCCCGCCTGGTGCTTTCTGCACACCACCAACTGCAGAATGAAGGATTTCTCAGTACATGGACCAATTCTTTTGTGGGTCCTTGGGACCCTTCGCAGGGTTTACATAATCCTG ATGAAAAGATCAAGCTCTGGCTTTTCCTCCCTGGGCAACATTCATCTGTTTCTGAGAAGGCACAACTTTCTGTTTCTAGGTTGAGAG TCCTTGCATCTGGACTTTGGGTGGCTCCTGGTGATTCGGAAGAAGTAGCTGCTGCCTTGTCCCAGGCTTTAAGAAACTGTATAGAAAG AGCTCTTAGAGGGCTTTCTTATGTACGATTCGGAGATGTATTTTCAAAGCATCATCCATTTATACAGAATGAAGAACAGTTCAG GCGCGGTCAACCTGTTGCTGAGTTCATCTTTGCTGCGACAGAAGAAACAATTTTTGTTCATGTTATTATATCTGCTAA GCATGTTCGAGCTCTTTCAAGTGGCGACATTGAGTCATTCATCAGCCGTTCTAGTAGGCACACCAATGAAAGAATATCAG TTGTTGTCTCCCCTCATGGAATGCGTGGGAAGCTTACTGGATGCTGTCCAAGTAATCTTGTGAAGCAAGTATATCTGAG CCCTGGGAAGTTTAGAGGTTCAAATGGGATTGTAGGTCTACCTTACCATGCTTCTCAAGGTTCTGGACCGCCAAGTCAACTGATGGGACAAAACTGCTATGTTGAAGTTACAGTTGGCTGCCTTGACAAGACGGTGCACTCACACAAGAACTCTCAGCCTCCTGGTATTGAAGAACCAGCTATAGTGAGAGGTACTCAGATTGGGTCATCAGAAAATCTTTCAATTTGTGAAAAAGTCTTTGTATATCCTGCCGAGGCCGTTCTCGTTCCAGTGAAGCAGACATCTTTTGCTAGATCAGCTCTGAAGAG ATTCTGGCTGCAAAATTGGGCTGGTCCATCAGTGTCTGgttctatttttatgcattg TGATGAGTGGGTGGATACGAGGGGTGGATCTTTGCTTGAACCAAGTGGAACTCGCTCTCAGCATGGCTATCACAGCAGTAGCAACAGTAATTGTAGTAGCAATTGCAGCATCAGTAGTTCCTCCAGTGAGAGTGATCGAAAGGCTCTGGGAGCTGGTGATCTCGAGGCAGATGCAGATTCTTTAATGTCCAGAGAGTCTGGTTTGTCTTCATTGGGCCAATCTCAGAATGCAAACCTCAAAATG GGTTCTAAGCGGCCACGAACAGGGACATCAGAATCATTCGGTCAAGCTGGTGGGGTTTTAAATCCTTCCACGAGTGATTATGGTACCATGGAAGTCAACAACACGTCCATTGTGAGGGTTTCAAATGATCAAGTTGGGTCTTATTGGGGTTGGGATGATGATGATAGAGGCTTGGGAATGGATATTCAAGCATTGCTGTCAGAGTTTGGTGGTTTTGGTGACTTTTTTGAGAACGACACTTTATCACTCGGGGAG CCCCCAGGAACTGCAGAGTCTCACGAACTCCCGTTTCATGCATCTGATGGTGGAGAGCTAGGTAGCAGCCCCTGCAACTCACTGATGGATGTCTCCGATCAATTGGTTTTGCCAGTAGGTTTTCCAACCTTTGATAGCTTTAATCACCCATCAGCTCCTGCTCCTGTGGAAGATTCAACCAAATATCAGGAGGCTATAAAGGGTTCTGCTTCTGCTCTGGACACCTGCACTACGCCACCATTTAGAGGCGAGTTTGATCATGTTTTAAAGGCGGAAGCTCTGATGACATTTGCTCCAGAATATGGGGCTGTGGAAACCGCTCAGAGTGAGATATCCTCTGTGATACTACGAAGTCCATATGTTCCTAAATCTTGCAAAGTGGATTCAGCTTCAAGCTCGAACAATTATGTGTACTCTGCAACTCCACCTTCTCCTTTCTATGATGGATCTGATGAGAAGTCTATGATGCATTCAAGCATGAAAGCATGCACTGAAAAGAATGATTCTAATTCCactttaaaattaaagaaatactACACACACGTTGACAAAGGAAACAGGCAAATAATTGGAAAGCTCCCTAACCGTGACaatcacttttatgaaggtgaCGATAGAGTTGGATCATCACAATTTTCTGTTCTCACTCAGACAAATTCCGAAATAAGCGATGGCTCGTTGAGGGAAGATAATTTTCTTCTATCTTCTAGGACTGTCCTTGCAACAGAAACTGAATGCCTCTTGTGCCAGGCTACCATGTGCAGGTTGCGGCATACATTGTTGTCTCCTAGCAAATTTTCCTCTGCAGTCTTGAACGGGTTGCCTGCAAGTGGCATTTCTAATCAGGTCCATGTTGATCCAGGCATCATGGTGGACAATATTTCAAGTAAATCTGAGTTTAGAAAGAAAGAAACTATACCTGTTAGGATAGCTGGTGATATGGATGGAGGAATACTTGATGGGCCATTGAGTGCACCCGTTGGTGTTTGGCGTTCTGTTGGAATTCCTAAAGTTACAAAAACAAGTACTCCAACTGTGGAAGTTTGTCCATCCATGCCGCACAATTCATTCATCGAAGAAACCATGCTTTCTTATGGACTTCGGCAACCACTTCAGGAATTTCTTGATGGCATAGCGTTGCTTGTGCAACAAGCTACTTCATTTGTTGACGTGTCTCTGGATGCTGATTGTGGTGATGGGCCTTATGGTTTGCTTGCACTTCAAGAGCAGTGTAGGCGTGGGTTTTCTTGTGGACCCTCTATGGTCCATGCTGGTTGTGGAGGAGTTTTGGCTTCTTGTCATTCCTTGGATATTGCTGGTGTGGAGCTCCTTGATCCACTCTCTGTTGAT GTTCAGGCATCTCTAACTATTAGTTTGTTGCAATCAGACATAAAAGCAGCTCTAAAATCTGCATTTAGCTGTGTGGATGGTCCTCTATCTGTTATTGATTGGTGCAGGGGCCGCAACCAACCCAATGAATTAGGAATAACATGCAATGGATTTTCTTCAGAATCTACTGCAAGTGTTAGTGATTGTCGGGATTCTTCTAGTACAATAACACTCTCAGTTGGAGAACCCATGAGCCCATCTATGTCATCTGTTGGTGGAGCATCTTCCCAAAAAG ATGGAACCAGAGGGGATGAGGCAAGTGAAAGGAATTTGAACCAGGACACTTCTTTATTGGAGTCGGATCAGCACCTATGCTCACGGTTTCGCCCCACAGTTTCTGTAGTTCCATTTCCTTCCATACTTGTTGG GTACCAAGATGATTGGCTTAAGACATCAGTTAGCTCCTTACAAATCTGGGAAAAGGCTCCCCTTGAACCATATGCAACTCCAAAACAT ATGAACTACTATGTTGTATGTCCAAATATTGATCCACTCATTACAGCAGCCACAGACTTTTTCCTGCAGCTTGGAACTG TTTATGAAACTTGCAAGCTGGGAACACATGCGCCCCAAAGTCTTGGGAATGAGATGGAAATAGATTCTGGAAAAATTACTACTCCTGGTTTTGTCTTGCTTGATTGTCCCCAATCGATGAAGATAGATACAAATAATGCATCTATGCTGGGTTCAATTAGTGATTATTTTCTCTCTCTGTCCAATGGCTGGGATCTGACTTGCTTTCTAAAGACTCTTTCCAAGGTTCTCAAAACCTTGAAACTTGGTTCATCTACAATCACGAATACCAAGGAAAGAAATGGCGGACCATGCACT GTAGTCTATGTGATATGCCCCTTTCCTGAGCCTCTTGCAGTTCTACAAACTGTGGTTGAATCCTCCATTGCTATTGGATCAATCATTCGATCTTCTGATAAAGAGAGGAGATCCATGATGAACAATCAAGTTGCAAAAGCATTGAGTTACTCAGCGGCTGTGGATGAGTCATTTTCTAATGTATTAACTCTTACAGGATTTAACATCCCTAAGTTGGTACTGCAAATTGTGACAGTTGATGCCATTTTTAGGGTAACTAGTCCGTCACTTAATGAGCTCATCATTTTGAAGGAAACTGCTTTCACAGTTTACAATAAAGCTCGCCGAATATCACGTGGAGTCTCCACAGAGACTTTGCCTAGTTTATCTCTACCGGGAAGGTCTCATTCAGCCCTAATGCAGATGGCTTCACCAGGTATGTGGAAGGACTGTGTTGGTCCTCGGATTGTGGGACCACCTCTTCAGAGAGAAAATGAACTTGATGCAAGCTTGAGACCAGGTACGTGGGATAACTCTTGGCACACAGCAAGGAGTGGGGGACTTGGATGTGATCCCAACAGAACAGGAGATGTCTTTTCCTTGGACGATATTCGTTGTTTATTTGAGCCACTTTTTATCCTCGCAGAACCAGGTTCCCTTGACCGTGGGGTTTCTCCCTTTTTGGGGAATCCTTCTTTTGATTTATCGAAGCCATTATCAGATGATTGTGCAAGTACTAGCTTTGTGCAGAGTTCTGCATCATCGGGTAGTGGAGATAATGCTCGTAATACTCAGCCTGATGCCCTGGATTCAGATGGTTTTGCATCTGTTCATCAAAAAGCACTCCCCAGTCTGCATTGTTGTTATGGGTGGACTGAGGATTGGCGTTGGATGGTGTCCATATGGACTGATTCGAGAGGAGAACTGCTCGATAGTTACGTCTACCCGTTTGGAGGTATCAGCAGTCGGCAAGACACCAAGGGTCTGCAGTCCCTTTTTATTCAAATACTGCAACAAGGATGCCTGATTCTTCAGGCTTGTTCTCCTGATATTTGTATTGCTAAGCCTAGAGATCTTGTTATCACGCGAGTTGGATGTTATTTTGAGCTGGAGTGCCAGG AGTGGCAGAAAGCTTTGTATTCAGCTGGGGGATCCGACGTTAAGAAGTGGTCTGTGCAGCTTCGACGGTCATTCCCGGATGGGATTCCTCCTAGTAGCAATGGAACTTCTTTGCAGCAGCAGGAGATGAGTTTAATTCAAGACAGAACGTTACCTTCTTCACCGAGTTCATTGTCTAGTCCTCATCCCAAGTCTTCGTCCTTCATGAAAGGTGGTATGGGGCAACCTTCCTCCAGAAAACAGCTAATGGGCGGGCACGCAGTGTTGGACAATTCGAAGGGCATACTGCAGTGGGTGCAGAACATTAGCTTTGTTTCAGTCTCGATTGATCACTCCCTACAACTAGTGTATCAAGCAGATTCTACATATCCTG GGTCAAATCAAGGCAGTGTCATGTCAAGCCAGTCAGGCTATCTCGAAGGATATACTCCTGTGAAATCCCTTGGCTCTACTTCTGCATCTTACATTTTAATCCCATCACCAAGCATACGTTCTCTGCCTCCTGCAGTTCTTCAGCTCCCTACATGTCTCACTGCAGAGTCCCCTCCTCTCGCTCACCTCTTGCACAGCAAAGGGTCTGCAATTCCCTTATCCACTGGTTTTGTCGTTTCAAAAGCTGTACCTTCCATGAGGAAAGATTCCAGAACCCTTTCAAAAGATGAATGGCCTTCGGTCCTTTCTGTCAATTTAATCGACTACTATGGAAGTGGCAACttaaatcaagaaaaatcaGCCAAGGGTGTCACCAAGGTATCAGGAAAGGGAGTAAACTCTGATGCCAAAGATTTTGAAGCTGAGAAGCACTTGATTCTCGAAACTTTAGCAGCAGAACTTCATGCTTTGTCGTGGATGACAGTTAGCCCCGCCTACTTGGAGAGACGAACTGCCCTGCCTTTCCATTGTGACATGGTTTTAAGACTTCGAAGGCTTCTTCATTTTGCTGATAAGGAACTCTCTCGGCTTCCAGATAAGGCACGAGGATCGTGA